From Arachis hypogaea cultivar Tifrunner chromosome 3, arahy.Tifrunner.gnm2.J5K5, whole genome shotgun sequence:
tgttaaaaCTTGTTacgtcattgttgattatttaaaatttgatgttgagacgtgttatatgtatttattttttttatttaaaaaatcgcaAATCCAAATCGATCCAAACCGTttgtaatcggatcggatcggatttccaaaaaaaatttcatccaatccaaaccgtaccgcacataaattaagtgttcggatcggatgacttttttccTTAAAACAGAACCAAACCGTACTGCGAACACCCTAcctctaaaaataactaatatgaTATATAGACTAAtttgtctaataaaataaaaattttaataatgatttaacgattaaaatttgtttaaaactaaaacagccaactaaattttttaagaattgatttgcgaagaaaatatttttcattaaaaaaaatcttttataagtgatttttttaaaaagttatatatttttataaaataaaaataattttatatttgaatatttaataattatatttaagtacaataatataaaaatatttttatttatttattatattaaaaatattttttaagtaaaaattcttaaaaaatatatattgtagTTTGTAAAAaaggattatttttatttttattattaaattttgtcaaatacattaaaaaataaaaaaaattaatattattattactagaGATGGCAACTAATTTCTATAGAGGCAAAAACCTCTCTTCTATTTTCTGTCCCGATTTAGTAAAATGTCTCTGTTCCCACTCCATCTCAATCACGAATTTCCGTTTATTTCTCCCACAGAAGAAGCGAATACTCTCAGATAtccataaataattaaatattattaaattttaaatttttttaaaaaataattaatataatcataataaaattttatataattcaactaaatatatcaaattaaatataattcaaacataaatttaacataataacataaacataaaatttttaatatataaattaaaataaaatgaattaaaattacctatataacttatatataagaacatttaattaaattttattttgtggaATTTTGCAAATCCCCATAGAACAAATATTTAAATCCCACTTCCGTCCTCATTTATTCGTGGAGATAGGTTTCTGTCTCCGTAAAAATTTTGCAAATCCCATTAATCTTCTTGTCATAGATCATTCTCGCGGCTATTCCATTAATCTTCTCGTCATAAATCATTCTCGCGGCTATCCGCGAGTGCAGTTTTTTTATCATCCCTAAACTTTAGTTATTATACAACGTCATCAGCAACAAtacaaaagtatttttttttaacaattttataaCATCCAAACAAACTTTTAATATTCTTTGAAAAAATCTCCAAACTTGGACTAATCATTGTCTATATAATATGCTACTTTCATACTTGTAAGATTCTTATTGTATATTTCGTTACTTGAATTATTTTAGTATATacaaagaaatgtaaattgaaataataataataatgataataatttatACACACAACGAATTTGTATGTGTCAATCAGGAAATCTCATTTAACAGGATTAAACTCTCAATATAATTTAGTgttgttaaaataaaaatgtgttgATCCTTCCCTTGAGAGAAACATGCATTCAATCAGCCAAATAATGGTACTCAAGTTTGattgaaaaacattttgaaaGGAATTATATTCAGTTACCCAACTTATTCTGTTACTCAACTGTACGTCTTTAGGGGcgtagataaataataataatcatcatcatcatcatcttttaaaaagttaaacgtaaaataagtaaataaccgGTGAAAAAAAGGATAGTGCTATATTATTAACTTTTTCCCTACATATAAGAACATGCGATGAGAGTCATGAAAACTTATTGCAGTACAGACAACAGCACTATGATGAGATTTGAATACTGTTTAACTGGAAGGTTTCTAAGTCGTTATCTATTTTTCGGTCTAATTTGAAACTACGAATACGAGAACTATTCTAAGTGAAGCTAACCAGATAAAGGAATTAAAAGGAGATACTcactttatattattattttttgttgttgtaggAGAAAACAAAAGATCCCGACCTGCCGGATTCCATTGTTATTGCGCCATCAGGTGATCTTGGGAGAAGAGTAAAACTTGGGGTCCCTCAGAAACCTTGAAATCATCTCTGCCTTCTCAGCAGAAAGGTCTGTGTTCTCCAGAATTTGGTCTTTTGATGCCTTGGCAATTGCTTGGACAGAACCAATAGCTTGACTAAGCTGAATTGAGCGACCAGAATGACAAAATAACTCAAGCTATGCCTATATGCATATGCTTATCATGGTTTCATTTCATATTTAAGTCAAATATTAGGTGATATAGCTATTGTTAGAGAAAGATACTCCAGAGTTTAAACATCTATATAATCAAGAATCCTGAGCTTTAGCACTGTTAGGTTTAGGCATGAAAAATCACGAAAACTAAAATGAGAAGTTGCTTCATAATAAAATGATTTACCGCATTTGCGTCATGATTGTCAATGCCTGGAATCGAAGTAACCACTTTAAGGTAAAAATTCATTCCTTGCACCGATAGCTTCTTCTTTATAACCATAATAAAAGTTCATGCATTAAATCAATATTTAAGTTTAATTCTCAAGTCCTGGAAGCTAATTATTGTATgcacttcgcacaactgacctcagctttcagtttctctccaactTTCTGCTGCTTGTATActgtaattatttttaatataagaaaTGTCAATTGGAACAACACATCAAAGTTGGTACACTAAGTTTCAGTTTTTACCTCCAGATGAATGAGCTATTTTTACCATCTTTTCAAACCCCATTTCTATGTCCTGAACTGGAAcaaacgtaggcttgccaatcaCCATCTCAAATCTATTCGTAAAACATAAACATGGATCTTGCTTTCTCACTATTGAAGTTGTACATAGCAAATGATCAATCAGAACAAAATAAAAGCAACGCATGTAACTCACGTGAAGTATGACTGAATAAATGAATTCATTTGCTGTTTAGCTGGGAGTGTGATGATAACATAAAAACGTGCAAATTGTGTTCTCAATTTCTGAACTCTGCATGAGAAGATTTGAATATAACATAAGACTCGAAAAACTCTTTATGAAATAGATAACAAAGTCCCAACTAAAGACTTGAAAACCAACAGCTCAGTTACCTGCTGAAGATCAGAGACACGTTGTTGCAATCCCAGttagtcacaaaaacaaatgctACAGACAAACCCCCACAATTGAAAATGAAGTCCTGCAAATAACCTTCTCAAAAGTCAGTGGAGAGTCAGTATTTGAAATAAACATTAAAAGAACATAGAATCTGTAAATTACAGGAGCAATAGGTACAAAATTAAGGCGAAAAGAATTTGCAGAGAGGAAAGTGGAGATGAAGTTGATAACATATGGATGTTGTTCCCCTTTCCATACATTTCTCATCAAACAGACTCCCCCTGTGCCTGCAATAATACATAATGGTAGCCTCATTATATAGTGTCGGATGCAATTTTCTGTGATTAAACATTTAAGCacgaaaaataaatataaaaacaaacatGTGATGCTATAATTGCCTGCATCGAGCTGTATACTCAGTACAGGGTTAAGACAGTGCATACTTTAGAAACTAAAACAAATAGATAATGATCGAAATTCAGAAGCATTATAATATACTTTTAATCTATGGTTGCAGATTAACAAGCAGCTCTACCAACATAAGCATTCTCTTGAAAACGCCATTACTGGTACCTAAAATATTCTCATATGCCTCAAATCAATCCATGCTATAGCTAGATTTGTTGCACCATAGTCCATAATTAATTTATGATAATTACGAATTGTTAGTTTTGTACAAGCTACTTAGGCAGTTATAAGGGAAGTTAAACTTGTCAATCTCTTATTCCCTGTGATTCTATGAATACAAACCAGTCTGATTATTCGATGAATTGTAGTGAATTAAAACCACTTCAAAAAACATTTATCGTATTCGAAGTGTGAAAACAGATCGATGAATAAAAGCAATAGATCCCTAAAACACGAAATtcaaattgattttgaaattttcttCTGCCGATACACATGAAGTTGTTCCTACACCgaaatcaaatcaaatcgaaagaagagaaagagaatcgTGTGAACCTACTCTTCTCATTTCATCTTGTTATTAGTAAATCAAAGCCTCATTACTACTAATTTTACTACTGTATCAGCTAGCATTAGATCGGTTCCATATCCTCGATGTATAGGATTCGTAGTGCTAACAAACGGAATCCAAGCAAAACAAAACATGATTAATTTTCTCTCGGATCAAACATAATCGATAAGGAAAACCAAAAactaagaatattaaaaaaaatgaactaaATCGATAAGCAGAGCATTCGTGTCTGGAAACGAAATTGTGACGGTTACAGTGTTTATCAGGTGATTAAGAAAACAAAAGATCGGTACCGGATAACGTGGCATGCGATGGAGCTGAAGTAGTTGAATCACTGAGGTGCATATCCACGAAAACTGAGAACTAAGCATCAGAGAAAGAAGAAGCGATTTGTTAGATGGATCTCGAACTCGAAGCTCGTTCTCTTTCGGTATTGCAAGCACGAACAACGGAAATAGAAAATGGAACGTGATTCCCGTCTCCAGTACACAAAAATAAGTGTTTCCCGCCACCGTTTTGAACCAAATTAATAGATTTATACTTTTCCGgcctttaattaaaaaaaaaaaaaagaaaaagagagagatatttttttttttttgacagaatAGTTCCTTTAGTCAGTCTTATAGAACCAGAAGTCCAGAACGGACCGGTCGTTTGGGAAAATCGAAAAACCAGTGGTCTAGTCCATTCCTTCTGAATGTTAGATcggattaatttttaaattggtcAACAGACTTTAACCCCGCTGAAAATCGGTCGGATCACAAGAAACCGGTGAACTGCATGGATCCGTGCACATCGCAGCTCTACcataataaaaagagtaaactataATTTCTATCCACTGAAAGTTTTAAACATTGACAAATttactcacaaaaaaaaaaaattatcatttgtaccCCTAAAACATGAgttctatataaaaaaattatccaaatactaaaaaattattttaaaactctAAATTACCCTTTTCCTAACCCTAATCTCAACCACCTTCTTCCAAATCTCATCCCTTCCTTTAATCTTTTCAGAAATTTCACTACCTCcttcaccaacaccaacaccaacaccaccaccatctcCACCGCCACCAACCGCCAACCTCACCTTTCTCTTTCTCCACAGCCATAAACAACAACGATAGTGATGATCTTTTACTTCTTGCAACCTTTGTTTCTTGCAACTGTTCCTCTGCTCTACGCCTTGCGTTCTTCTCCTCTTCTATCACAAACACGCTACAACTCATTCCTCTTCTCAACCCCCTCCACTTTGATGAACACCACTCTTTCACTATCTCCTGTCTCACCACTAAGTGCGGTTTCTTCCATGAAAATTCTCACAGAGCACATAAGCGCATTCTCTTTGACACCCCCATCAAGCCAGATTTTGTCATTTCTTCTTCAAAGCCCACGGTTTCTCATTCTCCCAAATTACCACCATTATGTGCAAGATTTTCATGTTACTCACATGCAACCCCACTAAACCGATCTTgccaaagttttaatttttagcaTCCAAATGTGCTTTTTCTTATGACATTGTATTGAAAATGATGGAGGAAGGGTGGTGATGGTAATGGCGGTAATAGAGTGTTGATAGAATTTGGGATTAAATAAGTGATgatgagaaataaaattaaaagttagagTGAAGTTGTTGTTGTTTATGGCTGTGACAGTGGAGAAGGAGGAAGATGAAGCTGATGGTTGGTGACGGTGGCGGTGATGATGGTGTTggtgaaagaagtggtaaaattgATGAAAAGAATAAAGAGAAGGTTGAAATTTGCGAGAGGGATATTGAGATTAGGGTTAGGAAAATGGTAATTTGGGGTTTTTAGGTTATTTCTTGACGTTTGGATAACTTTGTCATATAGAATCCATCTTTCATAGGTAcaattgtaattttattttttttgtgggTAGATTTGTCAACGTATAAAACTTTCGTGGGTAGAAATTGTAGTttactctaataaaaataaaataatacaacatatataataattattagctgaaataaaaaataaaaaaaatatttacttatttatatatttatttatttttgcgaaTCCGCAGATCTAATATGCAAATACCTACCTAAAATCTACAATCTGATCCTATGAGTGTGCAGGTCGGATTAATATCtgtaatttttatatcaaattcgGATAAACACCACAAATATCGGATAGTctatccatgaacacccctaatcCAAATCATGCGACTCCAGCCATGCTCCATGCGCTTCACATGCTTTTGCATGTTCATGTGCTCCAACTTgttagaaaatacaaaaattgagAAAGTCATGGTTCGAACACATGACCTCTAATTTACAGCGTTCCTTCTATGTCACTAAgctgaattaaccgaaaaattgAAGAATAAGTGATTTGGCTAGTTTGGTCTGAATATGGATTGAATTAGCCTCAAAACCGATCAACAGCAATCAAGCCTACCAAAAATCGATCGGTTCATAGCGAAACTCGCATGTCTACCATACTCTAAGTCATGCGAATCCAACCATGTACCACGCATTTCACATGTTTCCCATATCCATGTGCTCTAGTGTTTCTTCCATGCTACCAAGCTGAATTGACCGAAAAACCAGAAAATTAATAGTCTGGATAATTCGGTCTGATTGTTGGATCGAATTAGCCTTAGATCAATAAACAACGGTCAAATTTGCTGAAAAATCAATCGAGTCACGGTAAACTCGCATGTCTACCGATACAGAAATTAAGAAAGTCATGGTTCGAATACACCTCCAATTTGCAGCATTTCTTCCAAGTCACTGAGatgaattgatatttttttaatatatgtcAATCAACATACATAAGTAAATATTCTACTAGATAGTTTTATATTTGTTCATACCCTGCCCCAACACCATGGCCCAGGCCCAAGTAAGCCTAAAAGGTCCAATCCAAAGGTTGTCCTTAGCACCTAACCGACCTCTCATGAAAGAGGTTGGGTTTGACATGAACCCCTCCCCAAGGAGGTCGGGCTAGACAGGAGCTGGCAGATaatacttattcaaataagtaactgcccctaaaatctctcagcCTACTTTCGGAAGCAATGTCTCAAccaccctaagataaagggacggttatccaccttcagaagtggaacttctccaacggtggttattggatcaccattataaatacactgacacccctcaggtatctctaagtccaatactctcaAAAACCTGCTtaccccttgctaacttaggcatcgaagtgtctttcaggtaccaccccccattcattcACATACACAACTCGGACGGTGGCTCCTAGACCTcaaccaagtcggagaccacctTCTATTGACACTTGGGCCAATCATTTCAGCCCAATCCACCTATCTCAGGTTACGCACGtaacattggcgtcgttgccggggacctaGGGGATCAACGCATAATGGTGGACGACCTGAACGAAGACGAAAACACCGCGTCCGAATCTGAGCAAGAAAACAAAGATGCAGGTAACAATGACAAAGCCATAATCACTCTACAAGGAGCGGGCGACCAGCACAAAAAAGGCCCCTCGAGGGTAAAAGACCCAAAGGGCACCCCCTCTGACGTACATGGATCAGAGAAAGGGGGGCAATCTCATGCCACCGACCTCATGGGGCTACTTCACGGCCACCAAGGACGACTAGAACAGCTGGAACAAGAGCTAGAATGACAACGAGAAATGGAGAGAAACCTAAGGAGAGAGATCGAGCGATGAAAAGTGATTGAAAAAAAGCTCTTGAGATTAGAATCCAACTTCCGAGGTAAGAGCTCTCGCAGCGACCAAGAAGATTCCCCCTTGGGGGTAGAAGACCCATTCAGTGAAGACATCATGAGAGCAAAAGTTtcaaggaacttcaaaagccccgacATGGATCTATACGACGGGACCACCGACCCAAAGTATCATCTGAGCAATTTCAAAATTCCGATGTACCTAGGCGACGCCTTTGATGCTAcctgctgcaaagcctttccgacaACTCTGAGAaaggcagcgatgaagtggttcgatagtctTCCCCCAAGGTCGGTCACCAGCTTCGACGACCTCCCGCATAAGTTTCTTATGCAATTTTTGATTCAAAAGGATAAAGTCAAGCACGCGCCTAGCCTCCTGggagtaaaacaggaggtcgCAGAACCTCTGAGAGACTACATAGAAAGGTTCAACAAGACGTGCCTAGAAATTCAAGATCTGCCTACAGAGGTAGTAATTATGGGCCTAGTAAATAGAATCTGAGAAGGTCCCTTTTCTCAATTCATCTCGAAAAGGCATCCGACTTCtttgagtgatgtacaagaacgagctaagaagtacatcaacattGAGGAAAATACCAGACTACGAGAACCAAGCTGGCGACTCAGGCACTCTCACCAGAcaaaggagaaggagagagagcccaagaaaaaagaataaGTCGGGCCTGAAAGGCCCAGgagatatcactcttatactcctctacgaGTTTTCCTAGTCAACATTTACAGAAAAATCTGTCATACAGAAAAGCTACCTCCCCCTAGGCCCATAAAGAATAAGAAGGGAAAAGTCATagcgaatactgtgaataccacaaaaTATATGGGCATTCAACAAATGACAGTTACGACatgaaaaatgtgatagaaaagcttgCCAGAGAAGGTCAGCTTGACATATATCTCATGGAGAGGTCGGACAATCATGGAAAAAGGAAGAGAGATGAAGAAGATCAGAGAGACCCACCACGGATCCCGAAGCGACAcatacatatgatctcaggagggttcaCTGGAGGAGGTCTCACGAAGTCATCTCGTAAGAGACACCTGAAAGAATTCTAGCAATTCGAAAGCAAGCTACTCGACCTCCCAACAATCAGCTTCACAAAAGAGGATTGGCAGGGTATTACCTCTGGACATGGCGATCCGGTGGTAATTACCATGATTCTCGCCAATGCCCATCTACACAGAACCCTGGTAGATCAGGAGAGCTCGGCAGACATCCTGTTCAAACCAGTATTTGACAAGTTGGGATTAGATGAAAAAGAGTTAAGAGCGTACCCTGATACCCTATACGGGCTGGGGGATACACCTACAAAACCATTAGGATTCATACCCCTACATACAACTTTTGGAAAGGGGATAAAATCCAAAACTCTAAGCATCGACTTCATAGTCGTCGATGTGGGTTCGGCCTATAATGCTTTAATAGGTAGAACGACCCTAAATTGGCTTGAAGCAGTGGTATCTACCCCCATCTGTGCATGAAATTTTTGACACCAGAGGGAATCGCAACCATCAGGGAAAACCAGaaactggcaagaaaatgctacaatgaaagcctaaacctgagaggtaAAGGCAAGGAGGTTCATACCATTGAGCTTAAGGGAATCCGAGCTAAAGAAGAATTGCAACCACAGCCTGGGAGAAAGACCGAAAAGGTACAGATCGggcaagaagaaggaaaaaataccaacataggagccaactTGAAAGAATATTTAAAGCAGAAGCTGATAAGGCTCCTACAAGAGAATTTCaacctctttgcctggaaagcctctgacatgcctgggatagatctCGAGCTCATGGTGCACAAACTGTCGGTATACCCCGGATCACGACCTATCCAGCAGAGAAGACGGAAGCTCGACCCTGAACGAGCTCAAGTGGTCGAAGAGCAAATACAAGCTCTCCTGGAAGACGGCTTCATCAGAGAGGTCAAATATCCGGCTTGGCTAACGAATGTAGTGCTGGTCAAGAAACAGAACGGCAAATgaaggatgtgcgtcgactataccgacttaaacaAGGCATGTCCAAAAGACCCGTATCATCTTCCAAATATTGATACCTTATTATATTCCATCTTGTgctatcaatacttgtcgttcatggatgcatactcgggatacaaccaaatcccgatgtacaagccggataaaaaaaaaatatctttcatcACGCCTAGAGCAAATTATTGCTATGTGGTAACGCaggagccacataccaaaggctgatgaacaaggtgttcgGACCTCACCATGGGAGCCTAATGGAGGTATACgtagacgacatgttaataaaaatCAAGGATGAGGCAGACCTCTTGACCGACCTCTCGTAAGTCTTCAACACCATAAGGATGCATGGGATGAGATTGAATCCCGCAAAGTGTGCCTTTGCAGTAGAAGGTTGGCCCAACACcatggcccagatccaagtaagCCTAAAAGGCTCAATCCAAA
This genomic window contains:
- the LOC112789347 gene encoding protein PARTING DANCERS; translation: MHLSDSTTSAPSHATLSGTGGVCLMRNVWKGEQHPYVINFISTFLSANSFRLNFVPIAPDFIFNCGGLSVAFVFVTNWDCNNVSLIFSRVQKLRTQFARFYVIITLPAKQQMNSFIQSYFTFEMVIGKPTFVPVQDIEMGFEKMVKIAHSSGVYKQQKVGEKLKAEKKLSVQGMNFYLKVVTSIPGIDNHDANALSQAIGSVQAIAKASKDQILENTDLSAEKAEMISRFLRDPKFYSSPKIT